A single genomic interval of Koleobacter methoxysyntrophicus harbors:
- the aroF gene encoding 3-deoxy-7-phosphoheptulonate synthase: MIVVMREDATQEDIERISEFIRGLGLDVHISKGAERTIIGIIGDRRIVADKPIEMMNGVEKTILIAEPYKLASRSFKPEPTIVKVGDVEIGGEEIVLIAGPCAVESREQVFQTAEAVKKGGGKILRGGAFKPRTSPYSFQGLGEEGLKILAEARERTGLRIVTEVMRTDHIDVVAEYADILQIGARNMQNFHLLKEAGKTKKPVMLKRGLSATIEEWLNAAEYIMNEGNFNVILCERGIRTFETQTRNTLDLSAVPLIKRLSHLPIIVDPSHGTGKWRLVAPMSRAAIAAGADGLMIEVHPNPKEACSDGPQSLNLENFFELTWEIKKIAEIMGRRFDGEN; this comes from the coding sequence ATGATAGTTGTAATGAGAGAGGATGCTACACAGGAAGACATTGAACGGATATCTGAATTTATCAGGGGTTTGGGTTTAGATGTCCATATCTCGAAGGGGGCTGAAAGGACAATAATCGGTATTATCGGGGATAGGAGGATTGTGGCGGATAAGCCTATTGAAATGATGAATGGAGTTGAAAAGACAATTCTCATAGCTGAACCATATAAACTGGCCAGCAGGTCCTTTAAACCGGAACCTACAATTGTAAAAGTTGGGGATGTGGAAATCGGCGGTGAAGAGATTGTGTTGATAGCAGGTCCCTGTGCTGTTGAGAGCCGGGAACAGGTATTTCAGACGGCAGAAGCCGTTAAAAAGGGCGGAGGCAAAATTCTAAGGGGTGGAGCTTTTAAACCGAGGACATCTCCTTATTCCTTCCAGGGCCTAGGAGAGGAAGGCCTTAAAATCCTCGCTGAAGCCAGGGAAAGGACCGGGCTTCGAATAGTAACTGAAGTTATGCGGACAGATCATATTGATGTTGTTGCCGAATATGCCGATATTCTCCAGATAGGAGCAAGAAATATGCAGAACTTCCATTTATTAAAAGAAGCCGGTAAAACCAAAAAACCGGTAATGTTGAAAAGGGGTTTATCGGCCACTATTGAGGAATGGTTGAATGCTGCGGAATATATAATGAATGAAGGGAACTTCAATGTAATTCTGTGTGAAAGAGGTATAAGGACCTTTGAAACCCAGACCAGAAACACCCTTGACCTGAGTGCTGTTCCACTTATCAAGAGATTAAGCCATCTCCCGATAATTGTAGATCCTAGCCATGGCACCGGGAAATGGAGGCTGGTAGCTCCTATGTCAAGGGCGGCTATAGCTGCCGGCGCGGATGGGCTCATGATTGAAGTTCACCCGAATCCTAAAGAAGCATGCTCTGACGGGCCTCAATCCTTAAATTTAGAAAATTTCTTTGAACTTACATGGGAAATTAAGAAGATTGCTGAAATAATGGGGAGAAGATTCGATGGTGAGAATTGA
- a CDS encoding prephenate dehydrogenase codes for MVRIENISIIGLGIIGGSLAKAITKRGLSKKVTGIDIDEKIVKKALEEKVIDRGSINLETVKGSDLIFICTYVMNIPKILQEISPYLKQNSIVTDVGSTKEMVMARARDFLPKGAYFVGGHPMAGSEQSGFLFSRQDMFDKMPYIITPYNDTPKVVIEALKDIIEGIGAKVVIMSPEQHDYVVGLVSHIPQIMASAIVNFTKEVEGCDRVIGKGYLDFTRIVSSNPRMWKDILLSNKGNILELLARLRNRLETLEELIETGDEQGIKEFFCKARSYREGLQ; via the coding sequence ATGGTGAGAATTGAAAACATAAGTATTATTGGCCTCGGTATTATAGGCGGATCTCTGGCTAAAGCTATAACCAAAAGAGGGTTATCGAAAAAGGTAACCGGCATCGATATTGATGAAAAAATAGTCAAAAAAGCCTTAGAGGAAAAGGTTATTGACAGAGGCAGTATTAATCTGGAAACTGTAAAAGGTTCGGATTTGATATTCATTTGCACGTATGTAATGAATATCCCTAAGATACTGCAGGAGATTTCACCCTATCTTAAACAGAACAGTATTGTCACAGATGTGGGAAGCACAAAAGAAATGGTCATGGCCAGGGCAAGGGATTTCCTCCCTAAAGGGGCATATTTTGTAGGTGGTCATCCGATGGCGGGAAGTGAACAATCGGGGTTTCTATTCTCACGGCAGGATATGTTTGATAAAATGCCTTATATTATCACCCCCTATAATGATACACCGAAAGTGGTCATTGAAGCTCTAAAAGACATAATAGAAGGGATAGGAGCAAAAGTCGTTATAATGTCTCCGGAACAACACGATTATGTTGTCGGGCTTGTAAGCCATATACCACAAATTATGGCATCGGCTATTGTAAACTTTACGAAAGAAGTTGAAGGATGCGATAGGGTGATAGGGAAGGGTTACTTGGATTTTACCCGGATAGTTTCTTCAAATCCCCGAATGTGGAAAGACATCCTTCTATCCAATAAAGGGAATATCCTTGAACTATTAGCCAGGTTAAGAAATAGGTTGGAAACCCTGGAAGAACTAATCGAAACAGGTGATGAACAGGGGATTAAGGAGTTTTTTTGTAAAGCCAGGTCCTACAGGGAGGGATTACAGTGA
- the aroA gene encoding 3-phosphoshikimate 1-carboxyvinyltransferase, translating into MIIHNCEQKIIKGELQVPGDKSISHRAVMLGSIANGTTVVKGFLMGDDCLNTIACFKEMGIDIEVGDDNRVIIHGKGLKGLKAPAGPLYVGNSGTTIRLLSGILAGQPFKVTITGDQSIKRRPMGRVIEPLRLMGARISGEGGDNFAPLTIKGGKLKGITYKSPIASAQVKSAILLASLYADGQTVIEEPYKSRDHTETMINYFGGMVKVEGNKIISKPVDRIEGREIWVPGDISSAAFFIVAALILDGSELIIRNVGINPTRTGIIEVLQEMGGRIEVINKRMICNEPVADIRVCSSPLKGTVIGGEMVPRMIDEIPVLAVAALFASGRTYINDAHELKVKESNRLTAICSELRKMGGGIREKEDGLTIYGDNKLKLKGAVVDSYRDHRIAMSLAVAALKACGKTEIIGFDCVDISFPGFYDVMMKVLDV; encoded by the coding sequence GTGATCATCCACAATTGTGAACAAAAAATTATAAAGGGAGAATTACAGGTTCCCGGTGATAAATCTATCTCTCACAGAGCCGTTATGCTGGGTTCTATTGCAAATGGGACCACAGTAGTAAAGGGGTTTTTAATGGGAGACGACTGTCTTAATACTATCGCCTGTTTTAAAGAAATGGGAATAGATATAGAGGTGGGAGATGATAACAGGGTTATAATACATGGAAAAGGCCTTAAAGGACTAAAGGCACCGGCAGGCCCCCTGTATGTAGGTAATTCGGGGACTACCATCCGCCTTCTTTCAGGGATTTTGGCAGGGCAGCCCTTTAAAGTAACTATTACCGGAGACCAATCCATTAAAAGGAGGCCTATGGGCCGTGTCATTGAACCGCTAAGACTCATGGGAGCCAGGATTTCCGGGGAAGGAGGAGATAATTTCGCTCCCCTTACCATAAAGGGTGGGAAATTAAAGGGAATCACCTATAAAAGCCCTATTGCCAGTGCACAGGTTAAATCAGCTATACTTCTAGCCAGCCTTTATGCAGATGGTCAGACGGTAATTGAAGAACCCTATAAATCACGGGATCATACGGAAACTATGATAAATTACTTCGGGGGAATGGTAAAGGTAGAAGGAAACAAAATAATCAGCAAACCGGTGGACAGGATAGAAGGAAGAGAAATATGGGTGCCCGGGGATATTTCCTCTGCTGCCTTTTTCATAGTTGCTGCTTTGATTTTGGATGGTTCGGAATTGATTATTAGAAATGTAGGCATAAATCCGACCAGAACGGGAATTATCGAGGTATTGCAGGAAATGGGGGGCAGGATAGAGGTGATTAATAAAAGGATGATATGCAATGAACCGGTTGCCGATATCAGGGTATGTTCAAGCCCTTTGAAAGGAACGGTTATAGGCGGCGAAATGGTTCCCAGAATGATTGATGAAATTCCTGTCCTTGCAGTAGCAGCCCTATTTGCTTCCGGGAGGACTTATATAAATGACGCTCATGAGCTCAAGGTAAAAGAGAGCAACAGGCTGACCGCTATTTGTTCCGAACTGAGGAAAATGGGTGGAGGTATTAGGGAAAAGGAAGATGGATTGACTATATACGGAGATAATAAATTAAAATTAAAAGGTGCGGTAGTCGATTCATATAGAGATCACAGGATTGCTATGTCCCTTGCTGTTGCCGCCTTAAAAGCCTGCGGCAAAACGGAAATAATAGGTTTTGATTGTGTAGATATATCCTTCCCAGGGTTCTACGATGTAATGATGAAGGTATTAGATGTTTAA
- a CDS encoding type II toxin-antitoxin system HicB family antitoxin produces MKSYPVIIEQDGDGYVVSCPVFRGCYSQGSTIDEALKNIKEAIELCLDDEENPVLQF; encoded by the coding sequence ATGAAAAGTTACCCTGTAATAATTGAACAGGACGGTGACGGCTATGTTGTGTCTTGTCCTGTTTTTAGGGGATGTTATTCTCAAGGAAGTACGATAGACGAAGCGCTGAAAAACATAAAAGAAGCAATAGAACTTTGCTTGGATGATGAAGAAAATCCGGTTTTACAGTTTTAG
- a CDS encoding helicase-related protein: MEVINNIGKTLGDDLKKNIGKKARLSIAASCFSIYAYEALKKELAQIEELRFIFTSPTFITDKLKKEKREFYIPKLNREKSLYGTEFEIRLKNELTLKAIAKECSQWIKQKVTFKSNNTSCTLQGFINVENGTEKVTYMPVNAFTTVDLGYEKGNALSNMVNKFTDYPISKHYFDLFEQVWQDEEKLTDVTDQVIEHISTVYKENSPEFIYFLILYNIFNEFLEDISQDLLPNEATGFKETEIWKRLYHFQKDAVIGGINKLEKYNGCILADSVGLGKTFTALGIIKYYELRNKSALVLCPKKLGENWLTFRQNVTNNILYRDRFRYDVLYHTDLSRESGYSNGIPLDRINWGNYDLLVIDESHNFRNNEARKEKETRYQKLIRKVIQAGVKTKVLMLSATPVNNRFNDLKNQLALAYEGDPKNINSALNTEKGVEEIFRRAQTAFNSWSKLPMVMRTTETLLEMLDFDFFELLDSVTIARSRKHIQKYYDTKEIGPFPKRLKPLSYYCDLTKRQDVIDYNEIFRELSRLTLALYAPFNYILPSRIRFYEEQYDTVVRSGGSLKQLDRERSLQVLMRINLLKRLESSVEAFRITLTKMLEKINETIDLIDSYNETATSQTFGHTEFDAVNLDDDDWLDENYNIGDNIRINLSDMDRLRWREDLERDRKVFANLLEEMKKITPEHDEKLATLKEVIAHKINNPINPGNKKILIFTAFADTAAYLYKYISPYVKDAFGLESAKVVGSDENKTTIKIKNDLHTILTCFSPRSKEKHLTMPDLKGELDVLIATDCISEGQNLQDCDYLINYDIHWNPVRIVQRFGRIDRIGSRNTVIQLVNFWPNMTLDDYIRLKERVENRMVIMDMTATGEDNVLSNRSSDLEYRKEQLKKLQEEAIDFDEINSGVSITDLGLNDFRMDLVQYVKEEGDLSKVPPGLHAVVPVDMEKGAPPGVIFVLRNVNSEVNINNQNRLHPFYLVYIGSDGQVVANHLEVKKTLDLLRLLCKGRREPVAEVYKPFNRETRDGRKMDRYSHLLEEAIKSIIDVKEESDLDSLFSAGGTTALLDTVRGLEDFELIAFVVVREKDARV, encoded by the coding sequence GTGGAAGTCATCAATAACATCGGCAAAACATTGGGTGATGACCTAAAAAAAAACATCGGCAAAAAGGCTAGGCTTTCCATTGCCGCCTCTTGTTTCTCTATTTATGCTTACGAAGCCCTTAAAAAAGAGCTGGCACAAATAGAAGAGCTGCGCTTTATTTTTACCTCCCCTACCTTTATTACTGACAAGCTCAAAAAAGAGAAACGAGAATTTTATATCCCCAAGCTCAACAGGGAAAAAAGCCTCTACGGTACAGAATTTGAAATCCGGCTAAAAAACGAGCTGACGCTAAAGGCCATTGCCAAAGAGTGCAGCCAGTGGATAAAACAAAAGGTAACTTTCAAGTCCAATAATACCAGCTGTACTCTGCAGGGTTTTATCAACGTGGAAAACGGCACGGAAAAAGTGACCTATATGCCTGTAAATGCCTTTACAACTGTGGATCTAGGCTATGAAAAAGGCAATGCTCTTTCTAATATGGTTAATAAATTTACAGATTATCCTATAAGCAAGCATTATTTTGATCTGTTTGAACAGGTATGGCAGGACGAAGAGAAACTTACCGATGTGACGGACCAGGTAATTGAGCATATATCAACTGTTTACAAAGAAAATTCGCCTGAATTTATTTACTTTCTAATTCTTTACAACATTTTTAATGAATTCCTTGAAGACATATCCCAGGATCTGCTTCCTAATGAGGCCACAGGATTTAAGGAAACCGAAATATGGAAACGGCTCTATCATTTTCAAAAAGATGCGGTCATTGGCGGTATTAACAAGCTGGAAAAATACAACGGCTGCATCCTGGCCGACAGCGTAGGCCTGGGTAAAACCTTTACTGCCCTAGGGATCATCAAGTATTACGAACTGCGCAACAAATCTGCCCTGGTACTCTGTCCCAAGAAGTTGGGAGAAAACTGGCTTACCTTCCGGCAAAATGTCACCAACAACATTTTATACCGCGACCGGTTCCGTTACGATGTGCTGTATCACACCGACCTATCCCGGGAAAGCGGTTATTCCAACGGTATCCCCTTAGATCGAATCAACTGGGGCAATTACGATCTTCTGGTTATCGACGAGTCTCACAATTTTAGGAACAACGAAGCCAGAAAAGAAAAGGAGACCCGCTACCAGAAGCTGATACGCAAGGTAATTCAGGCTGGCGTTAAAACCAAAGTTCTCATGCTCTCGGCCACTCCGGTCAACAACCGTTTCAATGACTTAAAGAACCAGCTGGCCTTGGCCTACGAGGGTGATCCGAAAAATATCAATTCCGCCCTTAATACCGAAAAAGGTGTAGAAGAAATATTCCGCCGGGCCCAGACGGCATTTAACAGCTGGTCCAAGTTGCCTATGGTCATGAGAACTACTGAAACCCTGCTGGAAATGCTGGACTTTGACTTTTTTGAACTATTGGACAGCGTTACCATTGCCCGTTCTAGAAAACATATCCAGAAATACTACGATACAAAAGAAATCGGTCCCTTCCCAAAGCGTTTAAAACCCCTTTCTTATTACTGCGATCTCACTAAGCGGCAGGACGTGATAGACTACAACGAGATATTTAGAGAACTTTCCCGCCTAACCCTGGCCCTTTATGCGCCTTTTAATTACATATTACCCAGCAGGATAAGATTTTACGAAGAACAGTACGATACTGTGGTCAGAAGTGGGGGAAGCTTGAAGCAGTTGGACCGGGAGAGAAGCCTGCAAGTCCTGATGCGGATCAATCTGCTCAAAAGGCTGGAAAGCTCCGTAGAAGCTTTCCGGATCACCCTTACCAAGATGCTGGAAAAGATTAATGAAACCATAGACCTTATAGATAGCTATAACGAAACTGCTACTTCCCAGACCTTTGGCCATACTGAATTTGATGCCGTGAACCTGGACGATGATGACTGGCTGGACGAGAATTACAACATAGGCGACAATATCAGGATTAACCTCTCTGATATGGACAGGCTCCGCTGGCGGGAAGACTTGGAGCGGGACCGTAAAGTTTTTGCCAATTTACTGGAAGAGATGAAGAAGATCACACCGGAACACGATGAGAAGCTGGCTACTCTCAAAGAAGTGATTGCTCATAAAATAAACAACCCCATTAATCCGGGTAACAAGAAAATATTAATTTTCACGGCCTTTGCGGATACGGCTGCCTACCTTTATAAGTACATTTCTCCCTATGTAAAAGACGCATTCGGACTGGAAAGTGCCAAAGTAGTGGGCAGCGATGAAAACAAAACTACTATCAAGATAAAAAATGACTTGCATACTATACTGACTTGCTTTTCTCCCCGGTCAAAGGAAAAGCATCTTACCATGCCGGACCTTAAAGGAGAGTTGGATGTTCTAATTGCCACCGACTGTATCTCCGAGGGTCAAAACCTGCAGGACTGTGATTACTTGATCAATTATGATATACACTGGAACCCTGTCAGGATTGTCCAGCGTTTCGGGCGCATCGACAGAATAGGCTCCCGGAACACCGTTATTCAGCTGGTAAACTTCTGGCCCAATATGACTTTGGACGATTATATTAGGCTTAAAGAAAGGGTAGAAAACAGGATGGTTATCATGGATATGACCGCTACCGGGGAGGACAATGTCCTTTCCAACCGGTCCAGTGACCTGGAGTACAGAAAAGAGCAGCTCAAGAAGCTCCAGGAAGAAGCCATTGACTTTGATGAGATAAATTCCGGTGTTTCTATTACCGACCTTGGGTTAAATGATTTTCGTATGGACCTGGTTCAGTATGTAAAAGAAGAAGGCGACCTGAGTAAGGTTCCTCCCGGCCTGCATGCTGTTGTACCTGTCGATATGGAAAAGGGTGCTCCTCCCGGTGTTATCTTCGTCCTGCGCAATGTTAACAGCGAAGTAAACATAAACAACCAAAACAGGCTACATCCCTTTTACCTGGTCTATATTGGCAGCGACGGGCAGGTTGTTGCCAACCACTTGGAGGTAAAAAAGACCCTGGATTTATTAAGGTTATTGTGCAAGGGGCGCAGGGAGCCTGTAGCGGAAGTCTATAAACCTTTTAACCGGGAGACCAGGGACGGCCGCAAAATGGACAGGTATTCCCACCTCCTGGAAGAGGCCATAAAGTCTATTATCGATGTCAAAGAAGAAAGCGACTTGGACAGCCTTTTCAGTGCCGGCGGCACCACGGCTCTTCTGGATACTGTGCGGGGCCTGGAAGACTTTGAACTGATTGCCTTCGTGGTGGTGAGGGAGAAGGATGCCCGTGTTTAA
- a CDS encoding DUF4391 domain-containing protein, translating into MPVFNLPKTTLVNKKIPKNKFYERLQAGKSLKEKFIRQVDYILWKHKLSRHTVNLFPTKEIEEIQVFEIHLKQKNLSREVLESIDRAVPYPILFALVYHDEVQLAIAYKKRSKQHEDRFVVDSYYYSPWQKIEDVSLDLLKGLDLQAVYENIIKSFMPISKGSSQNLEQAIEKQKAADRLKREIAALEAKMHKERQFNRKVEYNLKLQEKRKELEKLLK; encoded by the coding sequence ATGCCCGTGTTTAATCTGCCGAAAACAACCCTGGTAAATAAAAAAATACCCAAGAACAAATTTTATGAGAGGCTGCAGGCAGGCAAAAGCCTTAAGGAAAAATTTATCCGCCAGGTGGATTATATATTGTGGAAGCACAAGCTTTCCCGGCATACCGTTAACCTTTTCCCGACTAAGGAAATCGAGGAGATACAGGTTTTTGAGATTCACCTGAAACAAAAGAACCTATCCCGGGAAGTTCTGGAAAGCATCGATCGGGCGGTACCTTACCCCATCCTTTTCGCCCTGGTTTACCATGACGAAGTCCAGCTGGCGATCGCCTATAAAAAACGAAGCAAACAGCATGAGGACCGCTTTGTGGTCGATTCATATTATTACTCCCCGTGGCAGAAAATCGAAGATGTATCCCTGGACCTGCTAAAAGGGCTGGATTTGCAGGCCGTTTACGAAAATATCATAAAAAGCTTTATGCCTATCAGCAAGGGCAGTAGTCAGAACCTGGAACAGGCTATTGAAAAACAGAAGGCAGCCGACAGGTTAAAGCGGGAAATTGCCGCCCTGGAGGCTAAAATGCACAAAGAGCGTCAGTTTAACCGTAAGGTAGAATACAACCTGAAGCTGCAGGAGAAAAGAAAGGAACTGGAGAAGTTATTAAAGTAA